In the genome of Bradyrhizobium sp. CIAT3101, one region contains:
- the nikR gene encoding nickel-responsive transcriptional regulator NikR, translated as MQRITITIEDDLLAEIDAAAEARGYQNRSEIIRDLARAGLQQSSEDTAQTGPCVAGLVYVYDHAARDLSKRLVQEFHGHHDLALATLHVHLDDNNCMEMTALKGDAAEVKHFADHIIAERGVRYGRVVMIPTGEGKPAKVRKHGHRHE; from the coding sequence ATGCAGCGGATTACGATCACGATCGAGGACGATTTGCTGGCGGAGATCGATGCCGCGGCCGAGGCGCGCGGCTACCAGAACCGCTCGGAGATCATTCGCGATCTCGCCCGCGCCGGCCTGCAGCAATCGAGCGAGGACACCGCCCAGACCGGCCCCTGCGTCGCCGGGCTCGTCTATGTCTACGACCACGCCGCGCGCGATCTCTCAAAACGGCTGGTGCAGGAATTCCACGGCCACCACGACCTCGCGCTGGCGACGCTGCACGTCCATCTCGACGACAACAATTGCATGGAGATGACCGCGCTGAAGGGCGATGCCGCCGAGGTCAAGCATTTCGCCGACCACATCATCGCGGAGCGCGGCGTGCGCTATGGACGTGTGGTGATGATCCCGACGGGGGAAGGCAAGCCGGCCAAGGTGCGGAAGCACGGGCATCGGCATGAGTAG
- a CDS encoding hydroxymethylglutaryl-CoA lyase: MSRIETIYPADRVSLREVGLRDGLQLVKKFPSTEAKQRWVREEYAAGVRHFEVGSFLPAKTFPQFVDVRDVVTTVASLPGAHGIALALNERGVNEALQSGVGEIASVVSATEEHSQANAHRSRDSAIANVKRLCEMRDASAHKPLVNAAISMALGCSITGAVDPAEVLRLVDKCLEAGVDFVAIADTVGYAGPKQVAELTRGAVKLSGSKPICIHLHDTRGMGIANASAALDEGARILDGSLGGLGGCPFAPGATGNVVFEDLVFLCESKGFATGIDLDRLIAVRKILREEMPNEQLYGGLARAGLPGGSAAKAA; the protein is encoded by the coding sequence ATGAGCCGGATCGAGACCATCTACCCCGCGGACCGCGTCAGCCTGCGCGAGGTCGGCCTGCGCGACGGTCTTCAGCTCGTGAAGAAGTTTCCCTCCACCGAGGCCAAGCAACGCTGGGTGCGTGAAGAATATGCGGCCGGCGTGCGGCATTTCGAGGTCGGCTCGTTCCTGCCGGCAAAGACCTTTCCGCAATTCGTCGATGTCCGCGATGTCGTCACGACGGTGGCGAGCCTGCCGGGGGCCCACGGCATCGCGCTGGCGCTCAATGAGCGTGGGGTGAACGAGGCGCTGCAATCCGGCGTCGGCGAGATCGCCTCGGTGGTGTCGGCGACGGAGGAGCACAGCCAGGCCAATGCGCATCGTTCGCGCGACTCCGCGATCGCCAATGTGAAGCGTCTCTGCGAAATGCGCGACGCCAGCGCCCACAAGCCATTGGTGAATGCCGCGATCTCGATGGCGCTGGGCTGCTCGATCACCGGCGCGGTGGACCCTGCGGAGGTGCTGCGTCTCGTCGACAAGTGCCTCGAGGCCGGCGTCGATTTCGTCGCGATCGCCGACACCGTTGGTTACGCCGGACCGAAGCAGGTGGCCGAGCTGACCCGCGGCGCGGTCAAGCTTTCGGGATCAAAGCCGATCTGTATCCATCTCCACGACACCCGCGGCATGGGCATCGCCAATGCATCCGCCGCGCTGGATGAAGGCGCACGTATTCTGGACGGTTCGCTCGGCGGCCTCGGCGGCTGCCCCTTCGCGCCCGGCGCGACCGGCAACGTGGTGTTCGAAGACCTCGTGTTCCTGTGCGAGAGCAAGGGCTTTGCGACGGGCATCGATCTCGACAGGCTGATCGCGGTCCGCAAGATCCTGCGCGAGGAGATGCCGAACGAGCAGCTCTATGGCGGCCTCGCGCGAGCAGGGTTGCCGGGCGGGAGCGCTGCGAAGGCGGCGTGA